Part of the Nostoc sp. ATCC 53789 genome, AGACGAGAAGCAGTGCGATCGCAAGCCCAAATTTTCCCGCTATCTGCCATTAACTCAGCAATGTGGGTTGTTTTACCCCCTGGTGCGGCACAGGCATCAATTACCACCTCACCTGGTTGGGGGTCGAGCAAATGACTTACCAATTGGGCGCTAGCATCTTGTACAGTCCACCAACCTTCTTTAAAACCAGGTAGTTTTTGAATTGATCCAGTATTACCCATGAATCTTAAAGCTTGGGGTAAATCAGGAATCCGTCTTACCAAAAGACCAACAGATTGCAAAGCCGCCTCAACTTCTTCGATTGAAGTGCAAAGTGGGTTGATACGCAAGTCAATTGTTGGTGATTGGTTCATCCATTCACACAGTTGTTCTGTCTCGGTCAAACCCAGTTGTTCTAACCAGATTTGAATAATCCAGTCAGGAAAACTATGTAAAATACCCAAGCGTTCCACTGGGTTTTCTGGAAGTTGTAACGGATCAAAATAGGGAACTGGGCATTGGGAACTGGGAATTGGGGACTGGGGATTGATTATTTGCCTTGTCCCCTTGTCCCCTTGTCCTCTTGTCCCCTTGTCCTCCCTGCTCCCCTGCCCCTCTTCCCCTCTGCCCCCTTGCCCCTCTGCTTTTCTAAGATACTGGCGTAATAGACCGTTAACAAAACCCGTAAGTCCAGAAAAACCGTTTTCTTTAGCGAGTTGGACGGTGGTATTAACAGCAGCAGAGGCGGGAATACGCTCTTGATAGCGCAGCTGGTAGAAACCCAAGTGTAAGATGGTGCGGAGGTCTGGGGGTTGTTGGTGAGATTTCTTTTTGGCAAATTGATCTATGAGAGTATCAAGAGTGCGCTGCCTTCTGACGCTCCCATAAACCAATTCTGTCACCAAACGGCGATCGTGATCGGGCAAATTAACTTTTTGCAGTACTCTATCTAGGGCAACATCAGCATAAGCCCCCTTATGAACATCTCGCAGAGTGATAAAAGCTAGTTGACGGGGGTTTGTCATGGAAACATGAATCAGGAGTCAGGAGGCTTTTGTATTCTAACTCCCAACTCTTTACGAATTACGAATTATTGCATATACGGGTCTACACTAGCGATTTCAAACTCACATGCTCTAGAAACCTGTTCTGCTGGTAATTTACCAAAGCTGATTAATGGTAAATAAGTGGGGTTTGCCATCAGTTCTTTCGCCAATAAGAACCCAGTAATTGTCCAAGTTTGATATTTCCTAGCTTGTTTCCCAATTAGTCGCCCTTTCTTACCGTCGTAATATTCTGGCCATTGATCTGTACTGAGCCGTCCTTGGGCAGTTTCAATAGCCTTTTGTGCAAGACTTATTTTGTTAGTTTTCACAGCCGCAGCTGCCAACATCCACATTAAAACTGGCCAACTACCAGCATTATGATATGACCAAGGGATATTTTTGGGGTCACATCCAGTTACAATTCTGTATTCTTCATGTTCTAAAGCTGGGAAACAAATTTTCATCGGCATATCTCCCACCAAATCATCCCATCGTTCCTCAATGAGAGTCATAATTGCTTGTGACTGTTCTTCGGTGGCTAAGTCTGAAATAATCGCCATTAAGTTTCCGAGTGAAAAGAAGCGAGTATCTAGCTGCGACGGCCCGACATTACCCGCTAGATAGCCACCTTTTTTTGGCAACCACTTATCTAATTCATAATAGGGAACAGAATCTACATATATGTTGAACAGATTCACAGCACCTTTACCATATTCTTCACTTTTGAAGCGATAAATTTCATTCAGACGATTAATATCTATCCAATAATGCTGGCGGATATGAGCGCATAAAAGAGGCAACCTGTTATCAATGGCTGCAACAATATCGGAATTCCCTTGACAAATTAGCAGTTCACGAGATGCACGCAATGCTGTGTAAAAAAGAACTTGCAATTCTAAAGGATGCCCATAAATGCCCATACGACGGTCAATCATACAAGCACCATCTGGAACCAACAGCGTTGGGTACATATCAAAGCGATTCGCCAAGCAGATTTCCATGATTAACCTGATGCCATTTTGGAATTCAGGTTGATAAGCTAGAGAAAAATCTTCAGTGGCGATTACATAGGCACGTAACAAAATAATCCACCATAGGCAAGAATCAACAGGTGTAACTCTAGCGATCGCATGTTCACCAAAATCAGCCTCTAAATATTCTTGCCCATTTTCTGATACAACTTTAAAGCTAGCTGGAATTAATCCTCGTCCAGGTTTATAGGCATCTAATGCCCTTTCTTTAGGTTGTAACTTTAAGGTTTCTTCTAAGAAATTGCGAACAATATCTGTTCTACCTTTGATCAGAAAAATTAGAGCTGAAGAGACAAAATCCCGAACAAAGCACTGGTCATAATTGAGAGCCTCTACAGATGCATCATAAGCGGCTACAGTACCAACGGGGCGGCCTTGATAATAGAGAATTGATTTTTCTAGTGTTAGCCACGCTTCTTCTACTTCTTTTAAATTTTCAGTAGTTTCCAATTCGTTTAGGTGCATCGCCAGAATAACTCCATTCGGGTTGTGAATTTGTGGTAGATGCGTCTTCATTCCTTATTTTTGCTATTCTCAGCATAACAAAAACGATTCTTTGAATAGCATAATTTGGAGAAATTTAATCAACTAACAACAAATAAATCTGCTGAAATTTTTACAGCCTTATTATTAGTTAATTGCCCTATAATCGATTACTGCATTGGTGAATTATAGTTGTTTTTATTCACCCATAGTAGTAATATAATTCTTCAAACAGTCACACAAGATATATTTTTAGATTATTTATTGTTCTGTTTCATGTCCAGAAGCTTTGCTTTACCAAACAAAAATATATTTTCAGTGCTGTTTAGGGTTTGTGTGAAGTTAAAACTGGTTGCAGTATATTTACTTGAGTAGGATTAGTTTTTGACACTAAGAGGTCAGATTATTCCCCTATAGAATAATAATTTATAACTTTTTTTCAGAATATGCAAGATGGATTCTTGAAAAATTTAAAATGTCAATACTTCTGAAGGGTTAAATTTTTTACCCTACTAGCAGATGACATGGGCTGTTTATAAAAGTAATTAAGTCTCATAGAGAGGTGTATAGACACGGAGTAGCTTGGCTCGTTAATTAAATAATCTCAGCATCTTTAGACCTGAAAGTATCAAAAGCTTGATTAATTGTTTGCATTAAAGCTTTTGCGATGCAGAACTGTTGACATCAGAATGATATTGTCTTGCTAATCGAAGATACGCAAGTTTAATAACGTTGGCATTATCACTCTGATTTACGCCTAATATTTCCCACCATTGTTCCCAAGTTTTTAAATCCCAAAGCCTAATAGTCTGATCGGCGCTACCACTTGCAAGGATTTTACCATCGGGACTTATGGTGACAGACAAAACTGCATCTGAGTGTCCATTCAAGGTGCGTTTTACTTTTCCCGTGTATTCCCGCCTACAGTTGCAGAAATGCCAGTACCTGCTAGGGTTCCGCCTGCGATAAACGCTGCGCCTGTTTTAGAGCTTAAATTTTGAATTAACTTCTTGTAAACTAAAAAAAGTCAAAATACTTAAATTTACCAAGCTTAAATTTACCAAGTTTATTTATATAAAATTCAAACTGTTATCATAAATCTTCAGGTGTTAAACCTGTCAGTTTAGCAATTCTTGCTAACATCCGAGGCCCAATCTCTTGACCATCATGAAAGGCAAACACAAAATCAGCCCAATCAGGACGTGTCAGAATTTTATGTGAACCTGGCTGGCGTTTAATCTCCCAACCAATACGTAGCAAAGCAGCTAGGACACGCTTTGCCTTTGTGCTAGACCACTCACTCATGCTGCGGCAAATGAAACGCTTACTAGCTCTGGAGTTACTTCTCCATGTTCCAGCTTATCTGCTAACACACGTAGAGCTAATGCTTGAACTCTGGCAACTGCTTCTTCTGGTGTCTGACCGTAAGCCAGTACACCAGGAAAACCAATCACTTCAGCCAGAAAGCGTCCATCCTCTTCTTGTTCAATCTCTATCGTGAAGTTCATAGGTAAGCCAGTGATTGTAATAAAAGCGATTCCTGGATAAAACAAAAAATTTATATGACCTCAATTGATTCTAGCAGGCACAAAAAAGCCAGAGCCTTAAAACCTAGCAGCCACTGCCCTACGAAAGAACTCTGTAGCAAATGTGGACTATGCAATACATACTATATTCGCTATGTCAGGTAAGCTTACGCTTTTGTTAATAAGCAAATAGGCGAACTTGAAGAAGAAACTCACACGCGATCAAAAAAAGCTTACCAAGCAAATTCTTCCACAGAAATATCAATAATATTTTGGTGTGATGCCTACGGCGGTAAACTAAGCACTTTCCATAATACGAAGATTTTGTGGAATCAATGAGTATCAATCACTTACTTAATATCACATCAACTAGAAACCTTCCATGCCATTATCCAAACTCAAGATACTCAATAATGGTTCCATCAGGATGCATCGCTCGCATATTCGCTCCAGTGGTAACTTTGTTCGGTTCCGCCAGAATCACTGCACCCTGCTGAATAAGTGCTTCTTTAAAATCATTGAGTGAGTCCACAAGAAATGTTGCGTGTGTACTCTTGAATGGAGAGAGTGCTTCTGCTGAACCAGCAATTAAAAGAATAGAACCCACACTTGCGAGTTCTAACTCAGACTCGGAATATTGAAACCACAACCAACATTTTTCTGTAAAAAGGTTTTCATAGAAAGCGATCGCCTCATCCAAGTCTACTGGACTAAGATAGACTCTGGTTAATACTTTAAGAATTTGCATTGCAAACTGTCTATTAGGCAGCTAATGGATTTTGTTTTGCTTACTCAGAGGTTGTTTGAAAAGTATTTCGCTGTGACTTTAGACACTTTTAGATCCCCCCTAACCCCCCTTAAAAAAGGGGGAACCGGAGTCAAAGTCCCCCTTTTTAAGGGGAGCCAGTGCGGTCTTCTCCCAAAGGGAGAGGCTAGCGCCAAGGGGGTTTCCCCCATGAGCAACTGGCGTGGATTTAGGGGGATCTAGAATGTTTTGCTACCAAGAAGAGGACTTTTCAAATATCCTCTCAGCAATCATAGTTAACTAAGATTGATCAAGAAATAGTCTATCTTCAACTTGAAAAGGTCTTCA contains:
- a CDS encoding VOC family protein; protein product: MQILKVLTRVYLSPVDLDEAIAFYENLFTEKCWLWFQYSESELELASVGSILLIAGSAEALSPFKSTHATFLVDSLNDFKEALIQQGAVILAEPNKVTTGANMRAMHPDGTIIEYLEFG
- a CDS encoding glycoside hydrolase 100 family protein — its product is MHLNELETTENLKEVEEAWLTLEKSILYYQGRPVGTVAAYDASVEALNYDQCFVRDFVSSALIFLIKGRTDIVRNFLEETLKLQPKERALDAYKPGRGLIPASFKVVSENGQEYLEADFGEHAIARVTPVDSCLWWIILLRAYVIATEDFSLAYQPEFQNGIRLIMEICLANRFDMYPTLLVPDGACMIDRRMGIYGHPLELQVLFYTALRASRELLICQGNSDIVAAIDNRLPLLCAHIRQHYWIDINRLNEIYRFKSEEYGKGAVNLFNIYVDSVPYYELDKWLPKKGGYLAGNVGPSQLDTRFFSLGNLMAIISDLATEEQSQAIMTLIEERWDDLVGDMPMKICFPALEHEEYRIVTGCDPKNIPWSYHNAGSWPVLMWMLAAAAVKTNKISLAQKAIETAQGRLSTDQWPEYYDGKKGRLIGKQARKYQTWTITGFLLAKELMANPTYLPLISFGKLPAEQVSRACEFEIASVDPYMQ
- a CDS encoding 16S rRNA (cytosine(967)-C(5))-methyltransferase, yielding MTNPRQLAFITLRDVHKGAYADVALDRVLQKVNLPDHDRRLVTELVYGSVRRQRTLDTLIDQFAKKKSHQQPPDLRTILHLGFYQLRYQERIPASAAVNTTVQLAKENGFSGLTGFVNGLLRQYLRKAEGQGGRGEEGQGSREDKGTRGQGDKGTRQIINPQSPIPSSQCPVPYFDPLQLPENPVERLGILHSFPDWIIQIWLEQLGLTETEQLCEWMNQSPTIDLRINPLCTSIEEVEAALQSVGLLVRRIPDLPQALRFMGNTGSIQKLPGFKEGWWTVQDASAQLVSHLLDPQPGEVVIDACAAPGGKTTHIAELMADSGKIWACDRTASRLRKLQENSQRLNLQSIQIYTGDSRHSNQFQNTADRVLLDAPCSGLGTMHRHADARWRQTPESVLELSVLQKELLTHTSTFVKAGGVLVYATCTLHPAENEEVISAFLAESPHWQIEPPKGIELAASAYSTPQGWFKVWPHRQDMDGFFMVRLRKTNNSE
- a CDS encoding type II toxin-antitoxin system HicB family antitoxin gives rise to the protein MNFTIEIEQEEDGRFLAEVIGFPGVLAYGQTPEEAVARVQALALRVLADKLEHGEVTPELVSVSFAAA
- a CDS encoding type II toxin-antitoxin system HicA family toxin, translating into MSEWSSTKAKRVLAALLRIGWEIKRQPGSHKILTRPDWADFVFAFHDGQEIGPRMLARIAKLTGLTPEDL